The nucleotide sequence GGAGGATTATGGACAAGAAGGATCTGGAACAGATGGTGCGCAAGGCCGTCCAGGATATCCTGGGCGGTGTGCGGAAGGACCCTGCGCCATGTGGGGCGCCCTTTGAAAAGCGCAGGGTGCCCGCCGGCGCCGTATCGGTGAAGCTTCCCACCGTCAGGCCGGAGAAGTTCGACACGGGCAAGCCGGGCGACAAGGTGCGCCTCATAGACGTCCTGACCCTGGAGGAGAGCCCCAGGCTGGGCTGCGGGATAATGGAGATGGAGGCGACGGCGTTCGACTGGACGCTCCGTTACGACGAGGTGGACTACATCATCGAGGGGACGCTCGAGATCCTCATCGACGGACAGACCGTCACGGGGAACCAGGGCGACGCCCTCTACATCCCGGCCGACTCCTCGATCACGTTCCGTGCCCCGGGCTTCGCACGGTTCCTGTACGTCACCTATCCCGCGAACTGGGCCGCCCAGTAGGTCCGATGCGCCGAATTTTTCCGGATGCGTTCGGAGGCATCGCCGGACAATGTTTTTGGCGTTTTTGACGTTGCGGCAATGCGGTGCGTCCGCCACTGCTGAGCGGGCACGCCGTGTTGCCGGGAAAGGAGGACCGTTCCCATGAAAGCGCTGACGGAACGGGATCTTCGGGAAGAGCTGGGTTGGAAGCAGGTCGAAAGCTATACGATCGAGCCGGGTACCCTTGTGACGCCCTCGGCGCGTCAGTTCCTGAACGAGCGCAAAATCGAGCTGATCGTGAAAGAAAAACAAGGGGCGGAACTTGGCCCTGAGCCTGATTCAAAGCCCATGGCGGAGGGGACCGGGCGGAAGGAGACGGAGGAGCCGGCCCCATTCAAGCCGCGCTTCGTCGGCCCGGACGGCGGGATGTTCGCCGTCAAGCCGGAGCATCTGACGCACCTGCACTCCAATGTCCTGGTGACCAAGGGGCACCCGCGCATCGCCTTCCGGGGAAAGATGGACAGCCTCCAGGCGGCCATCCTCGAGGTCCAGGGCCTGGCAGCGGAGCAGGGAAACATGACCCTGGCGGAGGAGCTCGAGGAGATTCTGGAGTTTGTCCGACGCATCCTCACCTTTGAGGTGATGGAGAAGCCGCTTCCGGACGAAAACCTTCTGGGCCTGTCGCTCGACGAACTGCGCTCCATGTCCCACAACCCGAAGAAGCATTTTGGGCTGGGGCATAT is from uncultured Fretibacterium sp. and encodes:
- a CDS encoding cupin domain-containing protein, yielding MDKKDLEQMVRKAVQDILGGVRKDPAPCGAPFEKRRVPAGAVSVKLPTVRPEKFDTGKPGDKVRLIDVLTLEESPRLGCGIMEMEATAFDWTLRYDEVDYIIEGTLEILIDGQTVTGNQGDALYIPADSSITFRAPGFARFLYVTYPANWAAQ
- a CDS encoding cobalamin adenosyltransferase — protein: MKALTERDLREELGWKQVESYTIEPGTLVTPSARQFLNERKIELIVKEKQGAELGPEPDSKPMAEGTGRKETEEPAPFKPRFVGPDGGMFAVKPEHLTHLHSNVLVTKGHPRIAFRGKMDSLQAAILEVQGLAAEQGNMTLAEELEEILEFVRRILTFEVMEKPLPDENLLGLSLDELRSMSHNPKKHFGLGHIRTHYSMGRCCIGLNRLRAQVREVELAAFRAFERPGGVDREDVIRALNRLSSTIYVLMYRHLPRGYDRQYGVTVGKD